GACGCTGGGGAGACATGGTCAAACCCGATTTTTTGAATTTCAATACGCTGGCGCTGCACGCGGGGCAGCAGCCGGACCCTGCCACAGGCGCGCGCGCCGTACCGATCTATCAGACCACATCCTATGTGTTCGATAGTACGGAACATGCCGCCGCATTGTTCAACCTGGAACAGGCGGGCCACATTTATTCCCGTATTTCCAATCCCACCGTTGCGGTGCTGGAGGAAAGGCTGGCGGCCCTTGAAGGCGGTGTCGCTGCTATCTGCACGGCAAGCGGCCATGCGGCGCTGTTCCTCGGCATTTCCACATTGATGGGGCAGGGCGGCCATATTGTGGCGTCCCGGGCGCTTTATGGTGGCTCCATCAACCTGTTCACCCATACCCTGCCGCGCTTTGGGATCGAAACCACCTTTGTCGACCCGCGGGACCCGGAAGCCTTCAAGGCGGCGATCCGTCCGGAAACGCGGCTGGTCTTTGGTGAGTTGCTGGGCAATCCGGGGCTGGAAGTGCTGGATATCGAGGCCGTGTCCAAGGTTGCCCATGATGCCGGGGTGCCGTTGATGATCGATGCCACCTTCAACACGCCCTACCTCTGTAAGCCATTTGATTATGGTGCGGATTTCACGGTTCACTCGGCCACCAAATGGCTGGGCGGGCATGGTGTTGCCATGGGCGGTGTACTGGTGGATTCCGGTCGCTTCGACTGGTTCGCCAATGACAAGTTCCCGACCATGACGGAACCCTATGCCGGCTATCACGGTATCGTCTTTGCGGAAGAATACGGCCCTGCCGGTTTCATCATGCGGGCGCGTGCGGAAGGCCTACGCGATTTCGGTGCGGCGATGAGCCCGGCCAATGCCTTCTATCTGTTGCAGGGGATCGAGACCCTTCCGGTGCGTATGGACCGCCACGTGTCGAACGCGGCGAAGATTGCGGAATTCCTGGCCGGTCATGAAACGGTCGCCTGGGTGAACTATCCGGGGCTGGAAAGCCATCCGGATCACAAACTGGCACAGAAATATCTGCCGAAGGGGCCGGGCTCCGTTCTATCCTTCGGTGTGAAGGGTGGCCGCAAGGCGGGTGCCAAATTCATTGAAAGCCTGAAGGTCTTCAGTCATCTCGCCAATGTGGGCGACGCGAAATCGCTTGTCCTGCATCCGGCCAGCACCACCCATCAACAGCTTTCCGCTGAACAGTTGACGGCAGCCGGTATCGGTGAAGACCTGATCCGCATGTCCGTCGGTCTGGAAGATGTGGATGACCTGATTGTTGATTTGAGCAAGGCCCTGCGGGCCGCATCGAAGGTGGCCGGCTGATGGAATTCACGGTTAACAATACGAAAATTTTCGCCAATACGGGCGGGAATGAATTTGACGCGTCCAAACCGGTGATCATCCTGGTGCATGGCGCGGGCATGGATCATACGGTTTGGGGCGCGCAGTCCCGCTATTTGGCAAATCAGGGCTTTTCCGTCCTGTCGATCGACCTGCCCGGTCACGGCAGAAGCGGCGGTGAGGTGCCGACCTCCATCGACGCGCTGGGGGATTTCCTGGCCGATCTTATTAAGGTATCCGGTGCGGATAAGGCTGTCCTTGTCGGGCATTCCATGGGGGCACTGGCCTGTTTGCAGGCCGCTGCTGTCCATCCGGATCAGGTCAGCGGTCTCGTGCTGTGCGGCGTGGCGGCGGAAATGCCCGTCCATCCCGACCTGCTGGCATTGGCGGAGGCCAATGACATCCGTGCGGCAGAGCTTATCGCCTCCTGGGGGCATGGCAGTGCGGCACAGAAGGGCGGCAATGTGGCGCACGGCGTCTGGATGGTCGGTGCGGCGGTGCGGCTGCTGGAGAAATCCCCGCCGGGGTCTCTGGCGAAGGACCTTGCGGCTTGTGACGCTTATAAAATTGCGGTGGAACAAGCGGGCAAGGTCAAATGCCCGACCCTGTTGCTGATGGCGGCAGAGGACAAGATGAGCCCGGTCAAGGTAGCAGCCCCGCTTTTGGAGGCGATCAAGGATGTGGAGCAGCATGTTATCAGCGGCAGCGGCCATATGATGATGCTGGAAGCACCGGAAATCGTGCGGCAGACCCTGAGGGATTTCGCCCGGGGTGTTTCGGCAAAACAGGCGGTGTAAACGTGACTGCGGTGGACCGGCCAAGGCGTGAGGATTTCCCGCATATCCGGGAAATACCGACCCGCTGGATGGACAATGACGTTTATGGTCACGTGAATAATGTGACCTATTATTCTTTCTTCGACACGGTGGTAAACCGGCATCTGATTGATGAGGCGGGGTTGAACCCCGCCGCCAGCCGCGAGATCGGCCTGGTGGTGGAAACGCAATGCCAGTACTTCCGTGAGCTTTCCTTCCCCGAAGTGATCGAGGCAGCCATGCGGGTCACCAAACTGGGCCGGACCAGCGTCATCTATGAGATTGGCCTGTTCAAAAAAGGTGAGGACGACATCGCCGCCTTCGGCCATTTCGTCCATGTCTATGTGGACCGCGAGACGCGCCGCCCGGTTGAGCTGCCGGAACGGGTGCGGACCGCTTTGCAGCCGCTGGTCACTCACGGCTAAAGGACGGAAAACCCAAAGGGATAACAGAGACTGGATGCCCATCCGCGTGGGCATGAGCGAGGGCTGTTGCTTGATCCTTCACCCGGCGGGTCCCGGCCCGCGCCGGGATGAGCGGTGTTCTTTTGTTATATGTCATTCACTTCTCTTTCCCTTACCCCGTTCGTCCCGGCACAAGCCGGGATCTCGTGCAAGCTGCGCTGGCTCACTACAAGTCTTCTGCCAGTTCACGCCAATCCGGGTTCATGTCTTCAATCAGCTTAATCTTCCAGCAGCGCTTCCAGTTATTGATCCGACGTTCGCGGGTTAAGGCACTTTCGCGCGAGGGGGGGCATACCAGACCAGCCGTTCACAGTTATACTTGTCTGTGAACCCGCCAAGAATATGGTTGCGATGCATCCAGGCGCGCCGGATGAGATCATCCGTCATTCCGATATAGAGCACACCACCGCGCCTGTTGGTCATGATGTAAACGAAGAAAGCGACCGGCCTATTCTCCCCATGTGGGCTTATCCTATCTCAGATGCGAGTTGCATAAGATCCCGGCCTACGCCGGGACGAACGGGGATTATGAAAGGTTTTGGTGAAGGAAATTAGATAAGGGGCCATCGCCCCATTGCGTAAAAGATCCCGACCTGCGCCGGGACGAGCGGAGGTCATGAAATAACTTGGTGGGAAACAGTGGGGCTATGCCCTTTTATGGGTATGATGACGTGGATATGTGGGTTTGAACGGGGTTGTGTGTTGTCTTCTCGATATCGACAACTTTCCCGTTCGTCCCGGCGAAAGCCGGGATATCGGACAGGATTTTGCCACTCACAGCTAAAGGACGGGTGAACCCGTCCTTTAGGGAGTT
The Aestuariispira ectoiniformans genome window above contains:
- a CDS encoding O-acetylhomoserine aminocarboxypropyltransferase; its protein translation is MVKPDFLNFNTLALHAGQQPDPATGARAVPIYQTTSYVFDSTEHAAALFNLEQAGHIYSRISNPTVAVLEERLAALEGGVAAICTASGHAALFLGISTLMGQGGHIVASRALYGGSINLFTHTLPRFGIETTFVDPRDPEAFKAAIRPETRLVFGELLGNPGLEVLDIEAVSKVAHDAGVPLMIDATFNTPYLCKPFDYGADFTVHSATKWLGGHGVAMGGVLVDSGRFDWFANDKFPTMTEPYAGYHGIVFAEEYGPAGFIMRARAEGLRDFGAAMSPANAFYLLQGIETLPVRMDRHVSNAAKIAEFLAGHETVAWVNYPGLESHPDHKLAQKYLPKGPGSVLSFGVKGGRKAGAKFIESLKVFSHLANVGDAKSLVLHPASTTHQQLSAEQLTAAGIGEDLIRMSVGLEDVDDLIVDLSKALRAASKVAG
- a CDS encoding alpha/beta fold hydrolase; translated protein: MEFTVNNTKIFANTGGNEFDASKPVIILVHGAGMDHTVWGAQSRYLANQGFSVLSIDLPGHGRSGGEVPTSIDALGDFLADLIKVSGADKAVLVGHSMGALACLQAAAVHPDQVSGLVLCGVAAEMPVHPDLLALAEANDIRAAELIASWGHGSAAQKGGNVAHGVWMVGAAVRLLEKSPPGSLAKDLAACDAYKIAVEQAGKVKCPTLLLMAAEDKMSPVKVAAPLLEAIKDVEQHVISGSGHMMMLEAPEIVRQTLRDFARGVSAKQAV
- a CDS encoding acyl-CoA thioesterase; its protein translation is MTAVDRPRREDFPHIREIPTRWMDNDVYGHVNNVTYYSFFDTVVNRHLIDEAGLNPAASREIGLVVETQCQYFRELSFPEVIEAAMRVTKLGRTSVIYEIGLFKKGEDDIAAFGHFVHVYVDRETRRPVELPERVRTALQPLVTHG